One stretch of Prunus persica cultivar Lovell chromosome G1, Prunus_persica_NCBIv2, whole genome shotgun sequence DNA includes these proteins:
- the LOC18789459 gene encoding elongation factor 1-alpha, giving the protein MGKEKFHINIVVIGHVDSGKSTTTGHLIYKLGGIDKRVIERFEKEAAEMNKRSFKYAWVLDKLKAERERGITIDIALWKFETTKYYCTVIDAPGHRDFIKNMITGTSQADCAVLIIDSTTGGFEAGISKDGQTREHALLAFTLGVKQMICCCNKMDATTPKYSKARYDEIVKEVSSYLKKVGYNPDKIAFVPISGFEGDNMIERSTNLDWYKGPTLLEALDLINEPKRPSDKPLRLPLQDVYKIGGIGTVPVGRVETGIIKPGMVVTFGPTGLTTEVKSVEMHHEALQEALPGDNVGFNVKNVAVKDLKRGFVASNSKDDPAREAANFTSQVIIMNHPGQIGNGYAPVLDCHTSHIAVKFGEILTKIDRRSGKEIEKEPKFLKNGDAGMVKMLPTKPMVVETFSEYPPLGRFAVRDMRQTVAVGVIKSVEKKDPSGAKVTKSAAKKK; this is encoded by the exons ATGGGCAAAGAAAAGTTTCACATCAACATCGTGGTCATTGGCCATGTCGACTCTGGAAAATCGACCACAACTGGTCATCTTATCTACAAGCTTGGAGGTATTGACAAGCGTGTCATTGAGAGGTTCGAGAAGGAAGCTGCTGAGATGAACAAAAGGTCATTCAAGTACGCCTGGGTGCTTGACAAGCTTAAGGCTGAGCGTGAGCGTGGTATCACCATTGATATTGCCTTGTGGAAGTTTGAGACCACCAAGTACTACTGCACAGTCATTGATGCCCCAGGACATCGTGACTTTATCAAGAACATGATTACTGGAACCTCACAGGCTGACTGTGCTGTTCTCATCATCGATTCCACCACTGGTGGTTTTGAAGCTGGTATCTCCAAGGATGGCCAGACCCGTGAGCATGCCCTTCTTGCTTTCACCCTTGGTGTGAAGCAGATGATTTGCTGCTGTAACAAG ATGGATGCCACTACTCCCAAGTACTCCAAGGCAAGGTACGATGAAATCGTGAAGGAAGTCTCATCCTATCTGAAGAAGGTTGGGTACAACCCGGACAAAATTGCCTTTGTTCCCATCTCTGGGTTCGAGGGTGACAACATGATTGAGAGATCCACCAACCTTGACTGGTACAAGGGACCAACCCTTCTTGAGGCTCTTGACTTGATCAATGAGCCCAAGAGGCCCTCAGACAAGCCTCTCCGTCTACCACTTCAGGATGTGTACAAGATTGGTGGTATTGGAACTGTGCCAGTGGGCCGTGTTGAGACCGGTATTATCAAGCCTGGTATGGTTGTCACTTTTGGACCAACTGGGCTCACCACTGAAGTTAAGTCTGTAGAGATGCATCATGAGGCCCTTCAGGAGGCACTGCCTGGTGACAATGTCGGATTCAATGTTAAGAATGTTGCTGTGAAGGATCTCAAGCGTGGTTTCGTTGCATCTAACTCCAAGGATGATCCCGCCAGGGAGGCTGCGAACTTCACATCCCAGGTCATCATCATGAACCACCCTGGTCAGATTGGTAACGGATATGCTCCAGTTCTTGATTGCCACACTTCTCACATTGCTGTGAAGTTCGGTGAGATCCTCACCAAGATTGACAGGAGGTCTGGTAAGGAGATTGAGAAGGAGCCCAAATTTTTGAAGAACGGAGATGCAGGTATGGTGAAGATGCTTCCCACCAAGCCCATGGTTGTGGAGACTTTCTCTGAGTACCCTCCATTGGGTCGTTTTGCTGTCCGTGACATGCGTCAGACTGTTGCTGTTGGTGTTATCAAGAGCGTGGAGAAGAAGGATCCCAGTGGTGCCAAGGTCACCAAGTCTGCTGCCAAGAAGAAGTGA
- the LOC18791062 gene encoding UV radiation resistance-associated gene protein isoform X1 has product MERDRTLSAEPKKSDPENVKVIEWEEFEQELVRLWSLSSALSEAQEKKQSLQRKLESLIEVEAESLSRSNELEEMHQKLEARKMVLGNMSRHSMLAVEDTKKKEEQLSIELRSLLVAGTALSVARKRLEESNRLLSTEKGYVRLKNLQKMLRRRQQHMISQVSLLYPVKFTMGPAQEQELDSFPNTSRSGNSARFKPANQGTLTILGLHLTMLPFKMMSFFTNKKEVQKSATALGYVGHAVLLIASYLKVPLRYPLRLGGSHSYIIDYGPSVEATSSDLSSNTVVSTDVKHVEFPLFLDGQDTTRAAYAVFLLNKDLEQLLNYIGVKSLGPRHVLANLKELVRTIQSVDYIDT; this is encoded by the exons ATGGAACGAGACCGAACCCTGTCCGCAGAGCCGAAGAAGAGCGATCCCGAAAATGTGAAGGTGATCGAATGGGAAGAATTCGAGCAAGAGCTTGTGAGGTTGTGGAGTCTTTCTTCTGCGCTCAGCGAAGCTCAGGAGAAGAAACAGAGTCTTCAGCGGAAGCTCGAATCTCTCATTGAG GTTGAAGCTGAGTCATTGAGTCGATCAAATGAGCTTGAGGAGATGCACCAGAAATTGGAGGCTAGAAAAATGGTGTTGGGAAACATGTCGAGGCATTCTATGCTTGCTGTGGAAGATactaaaaagaaagaggagcAGCTTAGTATAGAGCTTAGGTCACTATTGGTTGCTGGGACGGCTCTATCAGTTGCTAGGAAGCGGTTGGAG GAATCAAATCGGCTACTTTCCACAGAAAAGGGGTATGTTCGTCTTAAAAACTTGCAAAAGATGCTAAGAAGGAGACAACAACATATGATATCACAAGTTTCATTGCTCTATCCAGTAAAGTTCACTATGGGTCCTGCACAAGAACAGGAACTTGATTCATTTCCTAACACTAGTAGATCAG GTAATTCTGCTCGATTTAAACCTGCAAATCAAGGAACATTGACAATTTTGGGTCTCCATTTAACTATGCTGCCTTTTaaaatgatgagttttttcaCCAACAAGAAGGAGGTTCAGAAGTCTGCAACTGCCCTGGGATATGTCGGTCAT GCTGTCTTACTTATAGCTTCCTACTTAAAAGTTCCATTGCGTTATCCATTGCGCTTGGGTGGTTCACATTCCTATATTATTGATTATGGACCATCCGTAGAGGCTACTTCATCTGATTTGTCATCAAATACAGTGGTTTCCACAGATGTGAAGCATGTGGAGTTCCCTCTCTTTTTAGATGGTCAAGACACAACGAGAGCGGCATATGCTGTATTCTTACTAAACAAG GATTTAGAGCAGCTTTTGAATTACATTGGTGTTAAGAGCTTAGGACCACGCCATGTCCTGGCCAATTTGAAGGAGCTTGTAAGGACCATTCAATCTGTAGATTATATAGATACGTGA
- the LOC18791062 gene encoding UV radiation resistance associated protein isoform X2, translated as MHQKLEARKMVLGNMSRHSMLAVEDTKKKEEQLSIELRSLLVAGTALSVARKRLEESNRLLSTEKGYVRLKNLQKMLRRRQQHMISQVSLLYPVKFTMGPAQEQELDSFPNTSRSGNSARFKPANQGTLTILGLHLTMLPFKMMSFFTNKKEVQKSATALGYVGHAVLLIASYLKVPLRYPLRLGGSHSYIIDYGPSVEATSSDLSSNTVVSTDVKHVEFPLFLDGQDTTRAAYAVFLLNKDLEQLLNYIGVKSLGPRHVLANLKELVRTIQSVDYIDT; from the exons ATGCACCAGAAATTGGAGGCTAGAAAAATGGTGTTGGGAAACATGTCGAGGCATTCTATGCTTGCTGTGGAAGATactaaaaagaaagaggagcAGCTTAGTATAGAGCTTAGGTCACTATTGGTTGCTGGGACGGCTCTATCAGTTGCTAGGAAGCGGTTGGAG GAATCAAATCGGCTACTTTCCACAGAAAAGGGGTATGTTCGTCTTAAAAACTTGCAAAAGATGCTAAGAAGGAGACAACAACATATGATATCACAAGTTTCATTGCTCTATCCAGTAAAGTTCACTATGGGTCCTGCACAAGAACAGGAACTTGATTCATTTCCTAACACTAGTAGATCAG GTAATTCTGCTCGATTTAAACCTGCAAATCAAGGAACATTGACAATTTTGGGTCTCCATTTAACTATGCTGCCTTTTaaaatgatgagttttttcaCCAACAAGAAGGAGGTTCAGAAGTCTGCAACTGCCCTGGGATATGTCGGTCAT GCTGTCTTACTTATAGCTTCCTACTTAAAAGTTCCATTGCGTTATCCATTGCGCTTGGGTGGTTCACATTCCTATATTATTGATTATGGACCATCCGTAGAGGCTACTTCATCTGATTTGTCATCAAATACAGTGGTTTCCACAGATGTGAAGCATGTGGAGTTCCCTCTCTTTTTAGATGGTCAAGACACAACGAGAGCGGCATATGCTGTATTCTTACTAAACAAG GATTTAGAGCAGCTTTTGAATTACATTGGTGTTAAGAGCTTAGGACCACGCCATGTCCTGGCCAATTTGAAGGAGCTTGTAAGGACCATTCAATCTGTAGATTATATAGATACGTGA